A region of Streptomyces deccanensis DNA encodes the following proteins:
- a CDS encoding YnfA family protein: MVIARSAALFLLAALFEIGGAWLVWQGVREHRGWVWIGAGVVALGAYGFVATFQPDAHFGRILAAYGGIFVAGSIAWGMVADGYRPDRWDVTGALICLAGMAVIMYAPRGG, from the coding sequence ATGGTCATCGCTCGTTCCGCCGCTCTGTTCCTGCTCGCCGCGTTGTTCGAGATCGGTGGGGCCTGGCTGGTGTGGCAGGGGGTGCGGGAGCACCGGGGGTGGGTGTGGATCGGGGCCGGGGTCGTGGCGCTGGGGGCGTACGGGTTCGTGGCGACGTTCCAGCCGGACGCGCACTTCGGGCGGATCCTCGCCGCGTACGGGGGGATCTTCGTCGCCGGGTCGATCGCCTGGGGGATGGTCGCGGACGGCTACCGGCCCGACCGCTGGGACGTCACGGGCGCGTTGATCTGCCTCGCGGGCATGGCCGTGATCATGTACGCGCCGCGCGGTGGGTGA
- a CDS encoding ester cyclase, with the protein MGQARELMDQLTEALTTHQDPKTIANLFAEDAVAHTPDGGELHGRDAIAEYWQQMTDAMPEATYESLSSFEVGDTAIDEGIFSGTNTGPLAFPDGTSIPATHKDIRIRGVDFATVRDGQITSYRLYFDQLGFLEQLGLLPEELAQPS; encoded by the coding sequence ATGGGACAGGCGCGCGAGCTGATGGACCAGCTCACCGAGGCGCTCACCACACACCAGGACCCCAAGACCATCGCGAACCTCTTCGCGGAGGACGCGGTCGCCCACACCCCGGACGGTGGAGAACTCCACGGCCGGGACGCCATCGCCGAGTACTGGCAGCAGATGACGGACGCCATGCCCGAGGCCACGTACGAGTCGCTCTCCTCCTTCGAGGTCGGCGACACGGCCATCGACGAGGGAATCTTCAGCGGCACCAACACCGGCCCGCTGGCGTTCCCCGACGGAACGTCCATCCCCGCCACCCACAAGGACATCAGGATCCGCGGCGTGGACTTCGCCACCGTCCGGGACGGCCAGATCACCAGCTACCGGCTCTACTTCGACCAGCTGGGCTTCCTGGAGCAACTCGGCCTGCTGCCGGAGGAGTTGGCGCAGCCCTCATAG
- a CDS encoding SDR family NAD(P)-dependent oxidoreductase translates to MATAVPSAASRIAVVTGASSGIGAATARQLAAAGYRVVLTARRKDRIEALAEEINDGGGQATAYPLDVTDRAAVDEFATAFKKIGVLVNNAGGALGADPVATGDPADWRTMYETNVIGTLNVTQALLPALTASGDGTVVVVSSTAGHGTYEGGAGYVAAKHGAHVLAETLRLEIVGTPVRVIEVAPGMVKTDEFALTRFGGDKEKAESVYQGVAEPLTADDVADTITWAVTRPSHVNVDLLVLRPRAQASNTKVHREL, encoded by the coding sequence ATGGCCACCGCCGTACCGTCCGCCGCCTCCCGCATCGCCGTCGTCACCGGTGCGAGCAGCGGGATCGGCGCCGCCACGGCCCGGCAGCTCGCCGCGGCCGGGTACCGGGTGGTGCTCACCGCGCGGCGCAAGGACCGGATCGAGGCGCTGGCCGAGGAGATCAACGACGGCGGCGGACAGGCCACCGCGTACCCCCTGGACGTCACGGACCGCGCGGCGGTCGACGAGTTCGCGACCGCGTTCAAGAAGATCGGTGTGCTGGTCAACAACGCGGGCGGCGCGCTCGGCGCCGACCCGGTGGCCACCGGGGACCCGGCCGACTGGCGCACGATGTACGAGACGAACGTCATCGGCACCCTGAACGTCACCCAGGCCCTGCTGCCCGCGCTGACCGCGAGCGGTGACGGCACGGTGGTCGTGGTCTCGTCGACGGCCGGGCACGGGACGTACGAGGGCGGCGCGGGCTATGTCGCCGCCAAGCACGGCGCGCACGTCCTCGCGGAGACACTGCGGCTGGAGATCGTCGGGACGCCGGTGCGGGTGATCGAGGTGGCGCCCGGCATGGTGAAGACGGACGAGTTCGCGCTGACCCGCTTCGGCGGCGACAAGGAGAAGGCCGAGAGCGTCTACCAGGGCGTCGCCGAGCCCCTGACCGCCGACGACGTCGCCGACACGATCACCTGGGCGGTCACCCGGCCCAGCCATGTGAACGTCGACCTCCTGGTCCTGCGCCCGCGCGCCCAGGCCTCCAACACCAAGGTCCACCGGGAACTGTGA
- a CDS encoding helix-turn-helix transcriptional regulator gives MAAPRRDTRGIVDAPELFARVRFRRREPAEPLRPYLEHYWLIDWDLPEPYVTQVVPHPSVNIVFQRYEGQEPFAEISGIGQTLFTQKLEGRGRVCGIQFRPGGFRPFAPAHPATHWTGRRVRHPEAFPDAARTLDPAAILAPDDEDARVAALDAFLTGLDPRPDPQADLAMALVDRIRTDRAIRRVTDFARAEGVSVRVLQRLFSVYVGVGPKWVILRYRIHEALERAETDRAIDWAALAADLGYADQAHLVRDFTATVGVSPTAYAQAASPG, from the coding sequence ATGGCCGCCCCACGCCGTGACACCCGAGGCATCGTCGACGCCCCCGAGCTCTTCGCCCGGGTCCGCTTCCGCCGCCGCGAGCCCGCCGAGCCGCTGCGCCCGTATCTGGAGCACTACTGGCTGATCGACTGGGACCTGCCCGAGCCGTACGTCACCCAGGTCGTCCCGCACCCCTCGGTCAACATCGTCTTCCAGCGGTACGAGGGACAGGAACCCTTCGCGGAGATCTCCGGCATCGGCCAGACCCTGTTCACCCAGAAACTGGAGGGCAGGGGCCGGGTCTGCGGCATCCAGTTCCGCCCCGGCGGCTTCCGCCCCTTCGCCCCGGCCCACCCGGCGACGCACTGGACCGGCCGCCGGGTACGACACCCCGAGGCCTTCCCCGACGCGGCCAGGACCCTCGACCCGGCCGCGATCCTCGCCCCGGACGACGAGGACGCCCGGGTCGCCGCCCTCGACGCGTTCCTGACCGGGCTCGACCCGCGCCCCGACCCGCAGGCCGACCTCGCCATGGCCCTCGTCGACCGCATCCGCACCGACCGCGCGATTCGCCGCGTCACCGACTTCGCCCGCGCCGAGGGCGTGTCCGTCCGCGTCCTGCAGCGCCTGTTCTCCGTGTACGTCGGCGTCGGCCCCAAGTGGGTGATCTTGCGCTACCGCATCCACGAGGCCCTGGAACGCGCCGAGACCGACCGGGCGATCGACTGGGCCGCGCTCGCCGCCGACCTCGGCTACGCCGACCAGGCCCACCTCGTCCGCGACTTCACGGCGACGGTGGGGGTGTCGCCCACGGCGTACGCGCAGGCGGCGTCCCCCGGCTGA